One Sphingomonas sabuli genomic region harbors:
- the ppa gene encoding inorganic diphosphatase, with protein sequence MNIDLIPVGADPPANINVIIEVPTGGEPVKYEFDKASGALFVDRILHTPMRYPANYGFIPHTLSPDGDPLDALVIARSPFVPGCVVRARPIGVLNLEDEHGGDEKLICVPVDTTFPYYADVGERQDLPSIVLQQIEHFFTHYKDLEPEKWVRVGQWGNADDARKIVMEAIDRVKA encoded by the coding sequence ATGAACATCGACCTGATCCCGGTTGGCGCCGACCCGCCCGCCAACATCAACGTCATCATCGAAGTGCCGACCGGCGGCGAACCGGTGAAATATGAATTCGACAAGGCGTCGGGTGCGCTGTTCGTCGACCGCATCCTGCATACGCCGATGCGCTATCCGGCCAATTACGGCTTCATCCCCCACACGCTGTCGCCCGACGGCGATCCGCTCGACGCGCTGGTCATCGCCCGCTCCCCCTTCGTCCCCGGCTGCGTCGTCCGCGCCCGGCCGATCGGCGTGCTCAACCTGGAAGACGAGCATGGCGGCGACGAAAAGCTGATCTGCGTGCCGGTCGATACGACCTTTCCCTATTACGCCGACGTCGGGGAGCGGCAGGACCTGCCGTCGATCGTGCTGCAGCAGATCGAGCATTTCTTCACGCACTATAAGGATCTGGAGCCCGAAAAATGGGTCCGCGTCGGGCAGTGGGGCAATGCCGACGATGCGCGCAAGATCGTGATGGAAGCGATCGACAGGGTGAAGGCCTAG
- a CDS encoding class I SAM-dependent methyltransferase — protein MWSFGRKRKAGDKIDIPQPLTINHGGTPEEARKIGAKWAETFELLGGLGPDQAILDIGCGPGRMAIAIGDRFDWRNDYTGFEIVRDDVAFARRTISKAHPTFEFVHIDAYNVQYNPLGKVEPTAVRFPADDRSIDFCFATSIFTHLFAADSAHYVREAARVTRGTFLSTWFVIDEGFPKAIEAGTSRFGFPHRDADGVAYEHADAIAAAVGHDWSAIQRYFGDAGLSCDLHRGAWRGDGKGARHSQDIIVARPR, from the coding sequence GTGTGGAGTTTCGGTCGGAAGCGCAAGGCCGGGGACAAGATCGATATCCCCCAGCCGCTCACCATCAATCACGGCGGGACCCCGGAGGAAGCGCGCAAGATCGGCGCCAAGTGGGCCGAGACCTTCGAACTGCTCGGTGGGCTTGGGCCGGACCAGGCGATTCTCGACATCGGCTGCGGTCCGGGACGAATGGCGATCGCCATCGGCGACCGCTTCGACTGGCGCAATGATTATACCGGGTTCGAGATCGTGCGCGACGACGTTGCCTTTGCCCGGCGGACGATTTCGAAAGCCCACCCGACCTTCGAGTTCGTCCACATCGACGCCTACAACGTCCAGTATAATCCGCTGGGCAAGGTCGAGCCGACCGCGGTGCGCTTTCCCGCCGACGACCGCAGCATCGATTTCTGCTTCGCGACCAGCATTTTCACGCATTTGTTCGCCGCCGACAGCGCGCATTACGTCCGCGAGGCCGCACGGGTGACGCGCGGCACCTTCCTGTCGACCTGGTTCGTCATCGACGAGGGGTTTCCGAAGGCGATTGAGGCCGGCACGTCGCGCTTCGGCTTCCCTCACCGCGATGCGGACGGCGTTGCCTACGAACATGCGGATGCCATTGCCGCGGCGGTCGGGCACGACTGGAGCGCGATCCAGCGTTATTTCGGCGATGCCGGCCTTTCGTGCGACCTTCACCGCGGCGCCTGGCGCGGCGACGGCAAGGGCGCCCGGCATAGCCAGGACATTATCGTCGCGCGTCCGCGTTGA